A window from Dehalobacter sp. DCA encodes these proteins:
- a CDS encoding polyprenyl synthetase family protein — MIEVYSVESELKTVETEMNKEMQFNSSTLDDLLNLPMNNLDRYMSPALVLSVSCMTGKISKTTLSLATVFQYVFLAHHIHKLITDEDMSEHSRQFPVLTGDFMFGQTLKKVCQEDIFPYAGQFVKLIKTINEGILMRWRYKNKRIPFQEYNMILGNERASLTALAVKLSAKLSGIPQTYIDKLENFGYCIGMAWAASEEPACASILQENLSKAEENLAQIRDYLPIKPLQELMEFLSAEIERNKKAGTGVLQQ, encoded by the coding sequence GTGATCGAAGTTTATAGCGTTGAATCGGAACTAAAAACAGTTGAAACGGAAATGAATAAAGAAATGCAGTTTAATTCATCAACGCTAGATGATCTGTTGAACCTGCCAATGAATAATCTAGACAGGTATATGAGTCCGGCCTTGGTTTTGTCTGTAAGCTGTATGACCGGAAAAATCAGCAAAACAACTCTTTCCCTTGCAACCGTTTTTCAATATGTTTTCTTGGCGCATCATATTCATAAACTGATTACTGATGAGGATATGTCCGAGCATTCCAGGCAGTTTCCCGTACTGACAGGGGATTTTATGTTTGGACAAACCCTTAAGAAGGTATGTCAGGAAGATATATTCCCATATGCCGGTCAGTTTGTCAAACTAATCAAGACGATCAATGAAGGCATCCTGATGCGCTGGCGGTATAAAAATAAGCGTATCCCTTTCCAGGAATATAACATGATCTTAGGCAATGAAAGAGCTTCTCTGACGGCGCTGGCTGTGAAACTCAGTGCTAAGCTTTCCGGGATTCCCCAAACTTATATCGATAAACTGGAGAACTTTGGGTACTGTATAGGGATGGCCTGGGCAGCTTCGGAAGAACCAGCCTGTGCTTCAATATTACAGGAAAATCTCAGTAAAGCAGAAGAGAACCTGGCTCAAATCCGCGATTATTTACCGATCAAGCCTTTGCAGGAATTAATGGAATTTCTATCCGCGGAAATCGAGCGAAACAAAAAAGCCGGTACAGGGGTCTTACAACAATAA